GACTCCGCGCCGAAAAAGGAAGCCCCGGCGGAGACTCCGCTGAAGGCGCTGCCCTACATCCCCAGCCTCGACCTTTCCGCCATGGATCGCAGTGTGAACCCGTGCGCGGACTTCTACAAGTTCTCCTGCGGCGGCTGGGAGAAGAAGAATCCCATTCCGGGCGACCAGGCCGCGTGGAGCGTCTACGGCAAGCTGAACGACGACAACTTCCGCTTCCTGTGGGGCATCCTCGAAGACGCCGCCAGGCCCGATGCCAGGCGCACGAAAGTGGAAACGCAGATCGGCGATTTCTTCGCCGCTTGCATGGATGAGAGCGCCATCGACAAGCGGGGCGCGGCGCCGCTCCAGCCCACGCTGGACGCCATCGCGAAGATCTCGTCGAAAGAGCAGATCGCCGGCGTGCTGGCCCGCGAGCACATGAGCGGTGGCGCGGGCATGTTCAATTTCTTCTCCGAGCAGGACGCCAAGGATTCCACGCAGTACATCGCTGCGGTGTACCAGGGCGGACTCGGATTGCCCGACCGGGACTACTACGTCAAAGATGACGGCAAGTTCCCGGAGATCCGCGACAAATACCTCGAGCACGTGCAGAAGATGTTCGAGCTGATCGGCGACTCGCCGGAGAAAGCCAGGGCCGGAGCGGAAACGGTGATGGCCATCGAGACGGCGCTGGCGAAGGCGTCGCTCACGCGGGTGGAGCGCCGCGACCCGTACAAGAACTATCACAAGCTCAAGGTCGAAGAGCTGGAACAAACCGCACCCAGCTTCGCCTGGCGGACTTACTTCGCGGGCTCGGGCCTTCCCGGATTGAAGGATCTGAACGTGCAACACCCGGCGTTCGTCGCCGAACTGGAGAGCCAGCTCAAAACGCGCAGCCTGGACGACTGGAAGACGTATCTGCGCTGGCACGCCGCGCGCAGCCATGCGCAGTTGCTCTCCCAGCCGTTTCGCGACGAGAACTTCGCCTTCTACCGGCGGTATCTGCGCGGGGTCGAGCAGCCGCCGCCGCGATGGAAGACCTGTGTGCGCCGGGTGGACGAGGACCTGGGCGAAGCCCTGGGACAGGTGTACGTCGAGCGCGCCTTCAGTCCGCAGCTCAAGGCGGACGCGCTGGATATGGTGAAGCGCATTCAAACACAGATGGCGGCGCGCCTGAAGAACCTCGCGTGGATGAGCGAGGAGACGAAGCAGCAGGCGCTGCGCAAGCTGCATACCATGGTCAACAAGATCGGCTATCCGGACAAGTGGCGCGACTACAGTTCGGTGCGCGTGGAGCGCGACGATTATTTCGGCAACGTGGAGCGCGCCACGCTCTTTGAGAGCAAGCGGCAGCTCGATCGCATCGGGAAGCCCCTCGACCGCGGCGAATGGTTCATGACGCCGCCCACGGTCAACGCCTACTACAACCCGCAGATGAACGACATCAACTTCGCCGCGGGCGTGCTGCAGCCGCCCCTCTACGACCCCAGGATGGATGACGCGCCCAACTACGGCAACACCGGCGCCACCATCGGGCACGAGCTGATCCACGGCTTCGACGACGAAGGCCGCCAGTTCGACGCCGAAGGCAACCTGAAGGATTGGTGGACCCAGGAAGACGACAAGAAGTTCCGCGAGCGGGCGGCCTGCGTCATCGATCAGTACTCGCAGTACGTGATCGTGGACGACATCAAGATCAATGGCAACCTGACCGCAGGCGAAGACATCGCCGACCTGGCGGGCGTCATCCTGGCTTGGGAAGCGTGGAAGGAGAAGACCAAGGGCCAGAAACTCGAAGCCCGCGACGGCTTCACGCCCGAACAGCGCTTCTTCATCGGCTACGCGCAATGGGACTGCAACAACGAGCGCGACGAGAACAAGCGCGTCAACGCGGTCACCAATCCGCACTCGCCGGGGGTGTATCGCATCAACGGCGTGGTGGTGAACATGCCGGAGTTCGGCCAGGCCTTCGCCTGCAAGGCCGGCGATCCCATGGTCAAACCGCCGGACAAGGTGTGCAGGATCTGGTGAGGCCTGCAGCCACAAAGACACAGAGACCCAAGCGCTGCGGCATCCAGGGATCGAAATTCGTGCTTAGACAATCCTCGCCAGCTCTTCCAGACACCTCGCCACATCCTCCTCGCCGTTGAACACGTGCGGGGCGAGGCGCACGGCGCCCAGGCGCGCAGCGCAGACGATGCCGCGCTCGCGCAGGGCGGCCACGATCTCGGCAGCGGGCCGCTGCGGGAAACGCGCGGCGACGATGCCCGCTCGCTGGGCATCTTCACGCGGCGTCACCAGGCGCGCCCCCATCCGTTCCACGCCCTCCATCAACAGGGCCGCCAGCGCGAGGTCGTGCCGCTCGATGCGCTCGATTCCGAGGTCACACAGGTAATCGATGGCCGCGGCCATGCCCAGGCCGGCGCCGTAGGCCACGGTGGCGTACTCCATGCGGCGGGCAGCCTCGGCCAGGTCGATGGCGGTGGCGTCGAAGGCGAACGTCACTTTGGTCGAGTGCCAGCCCACAAACGGCGGGTCGAACTTGCGCCAGACGTCCGGATGCATGTAGCAGAAAGCCGCGCCCCCGGGTCCGCACAGCCACTTGTAGGCGCTGGACAGCACGAAGTCGAACTTCGCTTTGCGCACCTCGAGCGGAATCACGCCGGAAGACTGCGTGGTGTCCAGCACCAGGAGCGCGCCGTGGGCGTGGGCCAGATCGGCGAGTTGCACCGGGTCCAGGCGATGCCCGGTGGCGTACTGCACGTGGCTGATGCAGAGGGCGGCCGTGTTCTTGTCCACCAGGCGCGCGATGGCGTCGATACCGAACGATTCGGGATTTTCCTGAGCTTTCACCAGGCGGACTTCGCACCCGCTGTCTTTCGCCACTCGCAGCCAGGGATAGGTCACGCTGGGGAAGTCGATATCGGCGGAGACTACGTTCTTCCCTTTTCCCGGCTTCAGCCACCAGGCGATCTGCCCCAGGCACTCGGTGGCGCTGGTCATGATGGCGATGTCGTCCGGTGTGGCGTGGAGCAGCCGGGCCACCGACGCGCGCGCGCCGTCATAGACCCGGGCTTCGGCGGCATCGTCGAAGCTGACCGTGCCCGAACTCGCGATTTGGCGCTCGAAGGTTTGCATCTCGTCCATCACCGGCTTGGGGGTGACGGAGATGGAAGCCGAGTTGAGATAGGTGATGCCAGCCAAGCCCGGGAAGTCGGTGGCGGGAGCCAGCGGGTCTCTCATTCGTTTTGCTGCGTGAAGGACGCAGGAGCTAGATGGTACACCACGCACCTCCTTTACTCAGAAGGACGCGCGCTCACGATTGGGACGCTTGGTGTCCCCTGGTGGTTGACGTGGCAGGTGGTACATGCGGTACTTTTAAGGGCCAGCGGTCGGCAGCGCGCGGTCTTGGACACCGCGCACCCTGTGTCCCCACACCAGCTGGCCCTTTCTCAACCGGGGCGGCAACGCATTTGGAGCGCGTACCGCCTCGATGCTCTGATGGTAGTGAGGTTGCGTTCTTTTACAAGACCGAGTTATCCACAGCGTCCCAGAAGCAACTTGTTTGTTTCCTCCCTTTGTTCTTAAGAGCTTATTGCTATGTGCACCTGGAATGATGCAATCGACAATGTTCGGCAGTTGTTCGCCGTGGAGCGCCTCGGTGCCCCACGTTCGCGCCGTGCTTTTCGGCGCGTACGTGGGGATCTCGTCGCTCGCTCGCGATTCCGCCCTATAATGCGCGGCCATACGTCATGGAATCGCCCAGTCCCAAGGCCGCCCGCCGCCCGCTGAAATCGCGACAGGCGGCGTGGGCCAAGACGCTGGCGTCGTGGCTGACGCGCGCTGGCGTCCGGCCCAATCACATTTCGCTGCTCAGCATCTTGTTTGCCGCCGCCGCGGCTGCGGCCCTGTACTGCGGACGCGATGCCGAAGCCTCGCCGCGCATAGCGTTGTTCTTCGCCGCCGCCGCAGGCATCCAACTGCGCCTGTTGTGCAACCTGCTGGACGGCATGGTGGCGGTCGAAGGCGGCATGAAGACCAAGACCGGCGAGCTGTACAACGACATCCCAGACCGCATCGCTGACGCGCTCATCTTCGTGGCCGCCGGCTACTCGCTCACCTGGCCCGGGTATGGCCCGGAGCTGGGCTGGACCGCCGCCCTGCTGGCGGTGATGACCGCCTACGTGCGCGTGCTCGGAGGCTCCGTCGGGGTGACGCAGTACTTCATCGGGCCGGCGGCCAAACAGCAGCGCATGGCCATCCTGACCGGCGCGTGCCTGCTTGGGATTGCGGAGACGGCACTCGCCCGGCCGCCGCGCATCCTTGCCATCGCGCTGGCGGTCATCATCGCCGGAGAGATCGTCACCCTGGTCCGGCGTGTGGCACGCATCGCACGCGATATGGAAGCGCGGTGAAAGTCCATCCGCTGGCCAGCGTACTTGCCGGCTTGGCCCGGCTGATCAGCGGCGCCAACGCTCGCTGGCTGGACTGCGAGCCTTCCCTGCGCCAGCGCGTCTACTTCGCCAACCACACCAGCCACCTGGACTTCGTGGTGCTCTGGGCGTCGCTTCCGCCCGAAGTCCGCGCCCGCACCCGTCCGGTGGCCGCTCGCGACTACTGGGAGAAAGGACGCCTGCGCCGCCTGCTGGCACAGGATGTCTTCCGCGCCGTTCTGATCGAGCGCGACTTCGCGCGCGCCACGCCCGGCGAAGGCATGACCGCCGCGCGCAGTCTGATGGACCGGTTGGTCGAAGCCCTCGGTGAGGAGTCCTCTCTCATCCTTTTTCCTGAAG
This portion of the Terriglobales bacterium genome encodes:
- a CDS encoding lysophospholipid acyltransferase family protein, giving the protein MKVHPLASVLAGLARLISGANARWLDCEPSLRQRVYFANHTSHLDFVVLWASLPPEVRARTRPVAARDYWEKGRLRRLLAQDVFRAVLIERDFARATPGEGMTAARSLMDRLVEALGEESSLILFPEGTRGSGEQVGAFRSGLYHLCRRMPGLELVPVYMENLNRILPKGEVLPVPLLSSVTFGPPMQLAEGEDKREFLERARQALVKLRPQ
- a CDS encoding aminotransferase class V-fold PLP-dependent enzyme, translating into MRDPLAPATDFPGLAGITYLNSASISVTPKPVMDEMQTFERQIASSGTVSFDDAAEARVYDGARASVARLLHATPDDIAIMTSATECLGQIAWWLKPGKGKNVVSADIDFPSVTYPWLRVAKDSGCEVRLVKAQENPESFGIDAIARLVDKNTAALCISHVQYATGHRLDPVQLADLAHAHGALLVLDTTQSSGVIPLEVRKAKFDFVLSSAYKWLCGPGGAAFCYMHPDVWRKFDPPFVGWHSTKVTFAFDATAIDLAEAARRMEYATVAYGAGLGMAAAIDYLCDLGIERIERHDLALAALLMEGVERMGARLVTPREDAQRAGIVAARFPQRPAAEIVAALRERGIVCAARLGAVRLAPHVFNGEEDVARCLEELARIV
- a CDS encoding M13 family metallopeptidase is translated as MRIARLFVALLLCSSPMWAQDSAPKKEAPAETPLKALPYIPSLDLSAMDRSVNPCADFYKFSCGGWEKKNPIPGDQAAWSVYGKLNDDNFRFLWGILEDAARPDARRTKVETQIGDFFAACMDESAIDKRGAAPLQPTLDAIAKISSKEQIAGVLAREHMSGGAGMFNFFSEQDAKDSTQYIAAVYQGGLGLPDRDYYVKDDGKFPEIRDKYLEHVQKMFELIGDSPEKARAGAETVMAIETALAKASLTRVERRDPYKNYHKLKVEELEQTAPSFAWRTYFAGSGLPGLKDLNVQHPAFVAELESQLKTRSLDDWKTYLRWHAARSHAQLLSQPFRDENFAFYRRYLRGVEQPPPRWKTCVRRVDEDLGEALGQVYVERAFSPQLKADALDMVKRIQTQMAARLKNLAWMSEETKQQALRKLHTMVNKIGYPDKWRDYSSVRVERDDYFGNVERATLFESKRQLDRIGKPLDRGEWFMTPPTVNAYYNPQMNDINFAAGVLQPPLYDPRMDDAPNYGNTGATIGHELIHGFDDEGRQFDAEGNLKDWWTQEDDKKFRERAACVIDQYSQYVIVDDIKINGNLTAGEDIADLAGVILAWEAWKEKTKGQKLEARDGFTPEQRFFIGYAQWDCNNERDENKRVNAVTNPHSPGVYRINGVVVNMPEFGQAFACKAGDPMVKPPDKVCRIW
- a CDS encoding CDP-alcohol phosphatidyltransferase family protein, translating into MESPSPKAARRPLKSRQAAWAKTLASWLTRAGVRPNHISLLSILFAAAAAAALYCGRDAEASPRIALFFAAAAGIQLRLLCNLLDGMVAVEGGMKTKTGELYNDIPDRIADALIFVAAGYSLTWPGYGPELGWTAALLAVMTAYVRVLGGSVGVTQYFIGPAAKQQRMAILTGACLLGIAETALARPPRILAIALAVIIAGEIVTLVRRVARIARDMEAR